A window from Deinococcus koreensis encodes these proteins:
- a CDS encoding DUF11 domain-containing protein, giving the protein MLVSRLIHSLPALALVLGVLNLGTAQATGTPAGTVIQNQAVVTVAREAYISNPVETTVNAICGVSVRPDGTFTRPAFRVGAGPGTDTVLPYRVTNTGNAAYTLALSWLIDGRSTFTPDPASVRIYRDSNGDGLQSAGDPLISSLNLDADGAADVLLVARTPLSATGSAFMSLVSACPGGGAVDNDNMAQLRVGQFAELQLEKRFTPATVAPGTTSTVTLRLRNTGALDSAEVLTEDLLATPELRGLDFVPGSLKIPYGSAEYLSAGGSSASEPALVSGLRWRVAGLGSGQTALLSFEVRPSERAAPGPHVNVAVASGLDLDVPLRAEASLTVLPSPRLELGPAGNAPAGPGGEGSGDDLQRRDDGVVGQPSCFRQTLHNAGNVADSVGLSGVMEVGLGSVALQTLDGLPLPQPLPLAAGASLDFLACVTVTAADPSGGARIRLITSSAAGALPNLTRDELGRVDARLPALSKTVSPEGTVPVGTELTYTLTVQNPYAFALTDLVLEDRLDAFLVFTSASAGGRYDAGTRNVTWHWPSLQPGETLRVLLHATVDDSAPDDTLISNRFSLAARELNNPVPSLPVTTPVFTSAILVAKSVAEASVTLGDRLSYTLKVHNTSRVATVHDVRVSDTPSVGLAYLPGTAKLDGRPLGDPQIAGQTLAWTLPDLAPGQEVAVTYQLLVTPDVRAPLENVVVVSVRGARGSQVLSARAHARTRLEPGIFAPTAELLGQVYVDQNRDGRFQAGQDTPVAQARVLLAGGRSVLTDAQGRYHFSRLPQGVYALRLDPAGLFNRPRPVPQDGGQPGTRSLNLSGLTSVDFPLEPLTGAASSLRETEVRYGPVTLGKRIAPEGLQGGQPVYRVTLTLSSPEAQPGLRLRDPLPEGATLLDGQHDLDLDFAGGSATFGYRFTYTGARENAVTDPTLMWGER; this is encoded by the coding sequence GTGCTCGTATCCCGCCTGATCCACTCTCTTCCCGCGCTGGCCCTGGTGCTGGGCGTGCTGAACCTGGGCACGGCGCAGGCGACCGGGACTCCGGCCGGCACCGTCATCCAGAACCAGGCGGTCGTCACCGTGGCCCGCGAGGCCTACATCTCCAACCCGGTCGAGACGACCGTGAACGCCATCTGCGGGGTCAGCGTGCGGCCCGACGGCACCTTCACGCGGCCGGCCTTCCGCGTGGGCGCCGGGCCGGGCACCGACACCGTGCTGCCCTACCGGGTGACCAACACGGGCAACGCCGCGTACACCCTGGCGCTCTCGTGGCTGATCGACGGCCGCAGCACCTTCACGCCCGATCCTGCCAGCGTCCGAATCTACCGCGACAGCAACGGCGACGGACTGCAGAGTGCCGGCGACCCGCTGATCTCCAGCCTGAACCTGGACGCCGACGGCGCGGCGGACGTGCTGCTGGTGGCCCGCACGCCGCTCTCGGCGACCGGCAGCGCGTTCATGTCGCTGGTGTCGGCCTGCCCGGGCGGCGGCGCGGTCGACAACGACAACATGGCGCAGCTGCGGGTCGGGCAATTCGCCGAACTGCAGCTGGAAAAGCGGTTCACGCCCGCCACGGTGGCCCCCGGCACGACCAGCACCGTGACCCTGCGGCTGCGGAACACCGGAGCGCTGGACAGCGCCGAGGTGCTCACCGAGGACCTGCTCGCCACCCCCGAACTGCGCGGCCTGGACTTCGTGCCCGGCAGCCTAAAGATCCCCTACGGCAGCGCCGAGTACCTGAGCGCCGGCGGCAGCAGCGCCAGCGAGCCGGCCCTCGTCTCCGGCCTGCGCTGGCGGGTGGCGGGCCTGGGCTCCGGGCAGACGGCCCTGCTGAGCTTCGAGGTGCGCCCCAGCGAACGGGCCGCGCCCGGCCCGCACGTCAACGTGGCGGTCGCCAGCGGCCTGGATCTGGATGTCCCCCTGCGCGCCGAGGCCAGCCTGACCGTGCTGCCCAGCCCCCGCCTGGAACTGGGACCCGCGGGCAACGCCCCGGCCGGCCCCGGCGGCGAGGGCAGCGGCGACGACCTCCAGCGCAGGGACGACGGCGTGGTCGGCCAGCCCAGCTGCTTTCGCCAGACCCTGCACAACGCCGGCAACGTGGCCGATTCGGTCGGCCTGAGCGGCGTCATGGAGGTGGGGCTGGGCAGCGTGGCCCTGCAGACCCTCGACGGACTGCCGCTGCCCCAGCCGCTGCCGCTGGCGGCCGGCGCCTCGCTGGACTTCCTGGCCTGCGTCACGGTCACGGCCGCCGACCCCTCGGGCGGCGCCCGCATCCGCCTGATCACCAGCAGCGCGGCCGGGGCCCTGCCCAACCTAACCCGGGACGAACTGGGCCGGGTGGACGCCCGGCTCCCGGCCCTGAGCAAGACCGTGAGCCCCGAGGGCACCGTGCCGGTGGGCACTGAACTGACCTACACGCTGACCGTGCAAAACCCCTACGCCTTCGCGCTCACCGATCTGGTGCTCGAAGACCGGCTGGACGCCTTCCTGGTCTTCACGTCCGCCAGCGCGGGCGGCCGCTACGACGCCGGCACCCGCAACGTCACCTGGCACTGGCCGAGCCTGCAGCCGGGCGAGACCCTGAGGGTGCTCCTGCACGCCACCGTCGACGACAGCGCGCCCGACGACACCCTGATCTCCAACCGCTTCTCGCTGGCGGCCCGCGAGCTGAACAATCCCGTGCCCAGCCTGCCGGTGACGACCCCGGTCTTCACCAGCGCGATCCTGGTCGCCAAGAGCGTGGCCGAGGCCTCGGTGACGCTGGGCGACCGCCTGAGCTACACCCTGAAGGTGCACAACACCAGCCGGGTCGCCACGGTGCACGACGTGCGCGTGAGCGACACCCCGTCCGTGGGCCTGGCCTACCTGCCCGGCACCGCGAAGCTGGACGGCCGGCCGCTGGGCGACCCGCAGATCGCCGGGCAGACCCTGGCCTGGACACTGCCGGATCTGGCGCCCGGACAGGAGGTGGCCGTGACCTACCAGCTCCTCGTGACCCCGGACGTCAGGGCGCCGCTGGAGAACGTGGTGGTCGTCTCGGTGCGCGGCGCCCGGGGCAGCCAGGTGCTCAGCGCCCGTGCCCACGCCCGGACACGCCTGGAACCGGGAATCTTCGCGCCCACCGCGGAACTGCTGGGTCAGGTCTATGTCGATCAGAACCGCGACGGCCGCTTCCAGGCGGGCCAGGACACCCCGGTCGCGCAGGCGCGGGTGCTGCTGGCCGGGGGCCGCAGCGTGCTCACCGACGCGCAGGGCCGCTACCACTTCTCGCGGCTGCCGCAGGGCGTCTATGCGCTGCGCCTCGATCCGGCCGGCCTCTTCAACCGGCCCCGCCCCGTGCCCCAGGACGGAGGCCAGCCCGGCACCCGCAGCCTGAACCTCAGCGGCCTGACCTCCGTGGACTTCCCGCTGGAGCCCCTGACGGGCGCGGCCAGCAGCCTGCGGGAGACGGAGGTCCGGTACGGCCCCGTGACCCTGGGCAAACGCATCGCTCCGGAAGGCCTGCAGGGCGGACAGCCCGTGTACCGCGTGACCCTGACCCTGAGCAGCCCGGAGGCGCAGCCCGGCCTGCGGCTGCGTGATCCCCTGCCCGAGGGCGCCACGCTGCTGGACGGCCAGCACGACCTGGATCTGGACTTCGCCGGTGGGAGCGCCACCTTCGGCTACCGCTTCACCTATACCGGTGCCCGAGAGAATGCTGTGACAGACCCCACATTAATGTGGGGGGAGCGATGA